Proteins from a genomic interval of Syngnathus typhle isolate RoL2023-S1 ecotype Sweden linkage group LG15, RoL_Styp_1.0, whole genome shotgun sequence:
- the ddx46 gene encoding probable ATP-dependent RNA helicase DDX46 isoform X4: MGRESRHYRKRSTSPRRSGSRSRSRSPDKRSKKDDRDRSRRERSRSRDRRRTRSRSRSRDRKRARRSRSRERRRSRSRERKRSGSRSRARRSRSASPSKSRKTEEKAKSKEKENLDVVTEKKKIKEEKEEEKVEDQDFDQNKLEEEMRKRKERVEKWREEQRKKAIENIGEIKKELEEMKQGKKWSLEDDDDDDEDTPVPAEGDDEDDEDAEGKGEAKETEPKEEKMDEGEKDAEAAAAAEMQDDEDDVDPLDAYMEEVKQEVKKFNMGGVKGSDKKGAMITKVVTVVKTKKGPQTHKKKGELMENDQDAMEYSSEEEEVDLQTALTGFQTKQRKILEPVDHGKIQYEPYRKNFYVEVPDLARMSNEDVIAYRLELEGITVKGKGCPKPIKTWVQCGVSMKILNALKKQGYEKPTPIQAQAIPAVMSGRDLIGIAKTGSGKTVAFLLPMFRHIVDQRPLEESEGPIAVIMTPTRELALQITKECKKFTKSLGLRVVCVYGGTGISEQIAELKRGAEIIVCTPGRMIDMLGANSGRVTNLRRATYVVLDEADRMFDMGFEPQVMRIVDNVRPDRQTVMFSATFPRAMEALARRILSRPLEILVGGRSVVCSDVEQHVLVIEEDQKFLKLLEILGHYQEKGSVIIFVDKQEHADALLKDLMKASYPCMSLHGGIDQYDRDSVINDFKNGACRLMVATSVAARGLDVKQLILVVNYNCPNHYEDYVHRAGRTGRAGNKGFAYTFITGDQVRYAGDIIKALELSGSPVPADLEQLWASFKDQQKAEGKSIRSSSGFSGKGFKFDETEHALANERKKLQKAALGLQDSDDEDGALDIEEQIESMFNSKKRVKDLMAPGASGGSSGGSSGSLSGLSGLGPTSAGNIQKLEMAKRLALKINAQKNLGAEAQDVMQQATNAILRGGTIMTPSVSAKTIAEQLAEKINAKLNYTPVEKLEEERQAAEQSETVKRYEEELEINDFPQTARWKVTSKEALQRIGEYSEAAITIRGTYFPPGKEPKEGERKIYLAIESANELAVTKAKTEITRLIKEELIRLQNSYQPTSKGRYKVL; the protein is encoded by the exons ATGGGTCGCGAGTCGCG ACATTACAGGAAACGTTCGACGTCTCCCCGGCGCTCCGGTAGCCGCTCGAGGAGTCGCTCTCCGGACAAGCGTTCCAAGAAGGACGACCGGGACCGAAGCCGGAGAGAGAGGTCGCGGAGCCGAGACAGACGCAGGACCCGCTCTCGCTCCCGTTCCCGAGACAGAAAGCGAGCCAG ACGGTCCAGGAGCAGGGAAAGGAGGAGATCCAGAAGCAGAGAACGCAAGAGGTCAGGCAGCAGGAGCCGAGCCAGGAGGTCGCGCTCTGCCAGCCCCAGCAAGAGCAGGAAAACCGAAGAAAA GGCAAAGagcaaagagaaagaaaatctTGATGTTGTGACggaaaagaagaaaattaaggaggaaaaggaagaggagaaagttGAGGAT CAGGACTTTGACCAGAacaagctggaggaggagatgaGGAAGCGGAAGGAGCGAGTGGAGAAGTGGCGCGAGGAGCAGCGCAAGAAGGCCATCGAGAACATCGGCGAGATCAAGAAAGAGCTGGAGGAGATGAAGCAGGGCAAGAAGTGGAGTCTCGAAGACGACGACG ATGACGACGAGGACACCCCCGTCCCCGCAGAGGGGGATGACGAAGACGACGAGGATGCTGAAGGCAAAGGGGAAGCCAAGGAGACCGAGCCCAAGGAGGAAAAGATGGATGAAGGCGAGAAGGATGCggaggctgccgccgccgccgagatGCAGGACGACGAGGACGACGTGGACCCGTTGGACGCCTACATGGAGGAGGTCAAGCAGGAGGTGAAGAAGTTCAATATGGGAGGCGTCAAAGGAAGCGACAAG AAGGGAGCGATGATAACCAAAGTGGTGACGGTGGTCAAAACCAAAAAAGGGCCTCAGACTCACAAGAAAAAGGGCGAGCTGATGGAGAACGACCAGGACGCCATGGAG TACTCgtcggaggaggaggaagtggacTTGCAGACGGCGCTGACGGGCTTTCAGACCAAGCAGCGGAAGATCCTGGAACCCGTTGACCACGGCAAGATCCAATACGAGCCCTACCGCAAGAACTTCTACGTGGAGGTGCCCGATCTGGCCCGGATGTCCAACGAGG ACGTGATCGCATACCGGCTGGAACTGGAGGGAATTACGGTAAAGGGGAAAGGCTGCCCCAAGCCCATTAAGACCTGGGTGCAGTGCGGCGTGTCCATGAAGATCCTCAATGCCCTCAAGAA GCAAGGCTACGAGAAGCCCACCCCCATCCAGGCCCAGGCCATCCCCGCCGTCATGTCGGGCCGAGATCTCATTGGCATCGCCAAGACGGGCAGCGGCAAAACCGTCGCCTTCCTCCTGCCCATGTTCAGACACATCGTGGACCAGAGGCCACTGGAGGAGTCCGAGGGGCCCATCG CCGTGATCATGACGCCCACCAGAGAACTGGCCCTGCAGATCACCAAGGAGTGCAAGAAGTTCACCAAGTCGCTGGGGCTCAGGGTGGTGTGCGTCTACGGAGGCACCGGTATCAGCGAGCAG ATTGCCGAACTGAAGCGAGGAGCCGAGATCATCGTGTGCACGCCGGGCAGAATGATTGACATGTTGGGCGCCAACAGCG GTCGCGTCACCAACCTGCGCAGAGCGACGTACGTGGTGCTGGACGAGGCGGACAGGATGTTCGACATGGGTTTCGAGCCGCAG GTCATGCGAATCGTGGACAACGTTCGCCCGGACCGGCAGACGGTGATGTTTTCCGCCACTTTCCCTCGAGCCATGGAGGCCCTGGCTCGCAGGATCCTATCCAGGCCGCTGGAGATCCTGGTGGGCGGACGCAGCGTGGTCTGCTCGGACGTGGAGCAGCACGTG CTGGTAATTGAGGAGGACCAGAAGTTCCTGAAGCTGCTGGAGATCCTCGGCCACTATCAGGAGAAGGGCTCGGTCATCATCTTTGTGGACAAGCAGGAGCACGCCGACGCTCTCCTCaaagacctgatgaaggcttcgTACCCTTGCATGTCCCTGCACGGAG GCATCGACCAGTACGATCGCGACAGCGTCATCAACGATTTCAAGAACGGCGCCTGCCGCCTGATGGTGGCCACCTCGGTGGCGGCGCGGGGCCTGGACGTCAAGCAACTCATCCTGGTGGTCAACTACAACTGCCCCAACCACTACGAGGACTACGTGCACAGGGCCGGACGCACGGGCCGAGCAGGCAACAAG GGATTCGCCTACACCTTCATCACGGGGGATCAGGTCCGATACGCCGGCGACATCATCAAAGCCTTGGAGCTGTCCGGCTCCCCCGTCCCGGCTGATTTGGAGCAGCTTTGGGCTTCCTTCAAAGACCAGCAGAAAGCG GAGGGCAAGAGCATCAGGAGCAGCAGCGGCTTCTCGGGCAAAGGCTTCAAGTTTGACGAGACGGAGCACGCGCTGGCCAATGAGAGGAAGAAGCTGCAGAAGGCGGCGCTGGGACTGCAAGATTCCGACGACGAGGATGGAGCTCTGGAT ATTGAGGAGCAAATCGAGAGCATGTTCAACTCCAAGAAGCGCGTCAAGGACCTGATGGCACCCGGAGCGTCAGGCGGCTCATCGGGCGGCTCGTCGGGCTCGTTGAGCGGGCTATCAGGGCTGGGACCAACGTCTGCTGGAAACATCCAGAAGCTGGAGATGGCCAAGCGACTGGCGCTCAAGATCAACGCCCAGAAGAACCTGGGAGCCGAAGCTCAG GATGTAATGCAGCAGGCCACCAACGCCATCCTGCGCGGCGGCACCATCATGACGCCGTCGGTGTCAGCCAAGACCATCGCCGAGCAGCTGGCCGAGAAGATCAACGCCAAGCTCAACTACACGCCGGTGgagaagctggaggaggagcggcAGGCTGCCGAGCAGTCGGAGACGGTCAAGCGctacgaggaggagctggagatcaACGACTTCCCGCAG ACGGCCAGGTGGAAGGTGACGTCCAAGGAAGCCCTGCAGAGGATCGGCGAGTACTCGGAGGCCGCCATCACCATCAGAGGAACCTACTTCCCACCGGGCAAGGAGCCCAAGGAGGGAGAGCGCAAGATCTACCTGGCCATTGAAA GTGCAAACGAGTTGGCTGTGACAAAAGCCAAAACAGAGATCACGCGTCTTATCAAGGAAGAACTCATCAGATTA CAAAACTCCTACCAGCCAACTAGTAAAGGACGATACAAAGTGTTGTAA
- the ddx46 gene encoding probable ATP-dependent RNA helicase DDX46 isoform X3, producing the protein MGRESRHYRKRSTSPRRSGSRSRSRSPDKRSKKDDRDRSRRERSRSRDRRRTRSRSRSRDRKRARRSRSRERRRSRSRERKRSGSRSRARRSRSASPSKSRKTEEKAKSKEKENLDVVTEKKKIKEEKEEEKVEDQQDFDQNKLEEEMRKRKERVEKWREEQRKKAIENIGEIKKELEEMKQGKKWSLEDDDDDDEDTPVPAEGDDEDDEDAEGKGEAKETEPKEEKMDEGEKDAEAAAAAEMQDDEDDVDPLDAYMEEVKQEVKKFNMGGVKGSDKKGAMITKVVTVVKTKKGPQTHKKKGELMENDQDAMEYSSEEEEVDLQTALTGFQTKQRKILEPVDHGKIQYEPYRKNFYVEVPDLARMSNEDVIAYRLELEGITVKGKGCPKPIKTWVQCGVSMKILNALKKQGYEKPTPIQAQAIPAVMSGRDLIGIAKTGSGKTVAFLLPMFRHIVDQRPLEESEGPIAVIMTPTRELALQITKECKKFTKSLGLRVVCVYGGTGISEQIAELKRGAEIIVCTPGRMIDMLGANSGRVTNLRRATYVVLDEADRMFDMGFEPQVMRIVDNVRPDRQTVMFSATFPRAMEALARRILSRPLEILVGGRSVVCSDVEQHVLVIEEDQKFLKLLEILGHYQEKGSVIIFVDKQEHADALLKDLMKASYPCMSLHGGIDQYDRDSVINDFKNGACRLMVATSVAARGLDVKQLILVVNYNCPNHYEDYVHRAGRTGRAGNKGFAYTFITGDQVRYAGDIIKALELSGSPVPADLEQLWASFKDQQKAEGKSIRSSSGFSGKGFKFDETEHALANERKKLQKAALGLQDSDDEDGALDIEEQIESMFNSKKRVKDLMAPGASGGSSGGSSGSLSGLSGLGPTSAGNIQKLEMAKRLALKINAQKNLGAEAQDVMQQATNAILRGGTIMTPSVSAKTIAEQLAEKINAKLNYTPVEKLEEERQAAEQSETVKRYEEELEINDFPQTARWKVTSKEALQRIGEYSEAAITIRGTYFPPGKEPKEGERKIYLAIESANELAVTKAKTEITRLIKEELIRLQNSYQPTSKGRYKVL; encoded by the exons ATGGGTCGCGAGTCGCG ACATTACAGGAAACGTTCGACGTCTCCCCGGCGCTCCGGTAGCCGCTCGAGGAGTCGCTCTCCGGACAAGCGTTCCAAGAAGGACGACCGGGACCGAAGCCGGAGAGAGAGGTCGCGGAGCCGAGACAGACGCAGGACCCGCTCTCGCTCCCGTTCCCGAGACAGAAAGCGAGCCAG ACGGTCCAGGAGCAGGGAAAGGAGGAGATCCAGAAGCAGAGAACGCAAGAGGTCAGGCAGCAGGAGCCGAGCCAGGAGGTCGCGCTCTGCCAGCCCCAGCAAGAGCAGGAAAACCGAAGAAAA GGCAAAGagcaaagagaaagaaaatctTGATGTTGTGACggaaaagaagaaaattaaggaggaaaaggaagaggagaaagttGAGGAT CAGCAGGACTTTGACCAGAacaagctggaggaggagatgaGGAAGCGGAAGGAGCGAGTGGAGAAGTGGCGCGAGGAGCAGCGCAAGAAGGCCATCGAGAACATCGGCGAGATCAAGAAAGAGCTGGAGGAGATGAAGCAGGGCAAGAAGTGGAGTCTCGAAGACGACGACG ATGACGACGAGGACACCCCCGTCCCCGCAGAGGGGGATGACGAAGACGACGAGGATGCTGAAGGCAAAGGGGAAGCCAAGGAGACCGAGCCCAAGGAGGAAAAGATGGATGAAGGCGAGAAGGATGCggaggctgccgccgccgccgagatGCAGGACGACGAGGACGACGTGGACCCGTTGGACGCCTACATGGAGGAGGTCAAGCAGGAGGTGAAGAAGTTCAATATGGGAGGCGTCAAAGGAAGCGACAAG AAGGGAGCGATGATAACCAAAGTGGTGACGGTGGTCAAAACCAAAAAAGGGCCTCAGACTCACAAGAAAAAGGGCGAGCTGATGGAGAACGACCAGGACGCCATGGAG TACTCgtcggaggaggaggaagtggacTTGCAGACGGCGCTGACGGGCTTTCAGACCAAGCAGCGGAAGATCCTGGAACCCGTTGACCACGGCAAGATCCAATACGAGCCCTACCGCAAGAACTTCTACGTGGAGGTGCCCGATCTGGCCCGGATGTCCAACGAGG ACGTGATCGCATACCGGCTGGAACTGGAGGGAATTACGGTAAAGGGGAAAGGCTGCCCCAAGCCCATTAAGACCTGGGTGCAGTGCGGCGTGTCCATGAAGATCCTCAATGCCCTCAAGAA GCAAGGCTACGAGAAGCCCACCCCCATCCAGGCCCAGGCCATCCCCGCCGTCATGTCGGGCCGAGATCTCATTGGCATCGCCAAGACGGGCAGCGGCAAAACCGTCGCCTTCCTCCTGCCCATGTTCAGACACATCGTGGACCAGAGGCCACTGGAGGAGTCCGAGGGGCCCATCG CCGTGATCATGACGCCCACCAGAGAACTGGCCCTGCAGATCACCAAGGAGTGCAAGAAGTTCACCAAGTCGCTGGGGCTCAGGGTGGTGTGCGTCTACGGAGGCACCGGTATCAGCGAGCAG ATTGCCGAACTGAAGCGAGGAGCCGAGATCATCGTGTGCACGCCGGGCAGAATGATTGACATGTTGGGCGCCAACAGCG GTCGCGTCACCAACCTGCGCAGAGCGACGTACGTGGTGCTGGACGAGGCGGACAGGATGTTCGACATGGGTTTCGAGCCGCAG GTCATGCGAATCGTGGACAACGTTCGCCCGGACCGGCAGACGGTGATGTTTTCCGCCACTTTCCCTCGAGCCATGGAGGCCCTGGCTCGCAGGATCCTATCCAGGCCGCTGGAGATCCTGGTGGGCGGACGCAGCGTGGTCTGCTCGGACGTGGAGCAGCACGTG CTGGTAATTGAGGAGGACCAGAAGTTCCTGAAGCTGCTGGAGATCCTCGGCCACTATCAGGAGAAGGGCTCGGTCATCATCTTTGTGGACAAGCAGGAGCACGCCGACGCTCTCCTCaaagacctgatgaaggcttcgTACCCTTGCATGTCCCTGCACGGAG GCATCGACCAGTACGATCGCGACAGCGTCATCAACGATTTCAAGAACGGCGCCTGCCGCCTGATGGTGGCCACCTCGGTGGCGGCGCGGGGCCTGGACGTCAAGCAACTCATCCTGGTGGTCAACTACAACTGCCCCAACCACTACGAGGACTACGTGCACAGGGCCGGACGCACGGGCCGAGCAGGCAACAAG GGATTCGCCTACACCTTCATCACGGGGGATCAGGTCCGATACGCCGGCGACATCATCAAAGCCTTGGAGCTGTCCGGCTCCCCCGTCCCGGCTGATTTGGAGCAGCTTTGGGCTTCCTTCAAAGACCAGCAGAAAGCG GAGGGCAAGAGCATCAGGAGCAGCAGCGGCTTCTCGGGCAAAGGCTTCAAGTTTGACGAGACGGAGCACGCGCTGGCCAATGAGAGGAAGAAGCTGCAGAAGGCGGCGCTGGGACTGCAAGATTCCGACGACGAGGATGGAGCTCTGGAT ATTGAGGAGCAAATCGAGAGCATGTTCAACTCCAAGAAGCGCGTCAAGGACCTGATGGCACCCGGAGCGTCAGGCGGCTCATCGGGCGGCTCGTCGGGCTCGTTGAGCGGGCTATCAGGGCTGGGACCAACGTCTGCTGGAAACATCCAGAAGCTGGAGATGGCCAAGCGACTGGCGCTCAAGATCAACGCCCAGAAGAACCTGGGAGCCGAAGCTCAG GATGTAATGCAGCAGGCCACCAACGCCATCCTGCGCGGCGGCACCATCATGACGCCGTCGGTGTCAGCCAAGACCATCGCCGAGCAGCTGGCCGAGAAGATCAACGCCAAGCTCAACTACACGCCGGTGgagaagctggaggaggagcggcAGGCTGCCGAGCAGTCGGAGACGGTCAAGCGctacgaggaggagctggagatcaACGACTTCCCGCAG ACGGCCAGGTGGAAGGTGACGTCCAAGGAAGCCCTGCAGAGGATCGGCGAGTACTCGGAGGCCGCCATCACCATCAGAGGAACCTACTTCCCACCGGGCAAGGAGCCCAAGGAGGGAGAGCGCAAGATCTACCTGGCCATTGAAA GTGCAAACGAGTTGGCTGTGACAAAAGCCAAAACAGAGATCACGCGTCTTATCAAGGAAGAACTCATCAGATTA CAAAACTCCTACCAGCCAACTAGTAAAGGACGATACAAAGTGTTGTAA
- the ddx46 gene encoding probable ATP-dependent RNA helicase DDX46 isoform X2 gives MGRESRYARKHYRKRSTSPRRSGSRSRSRSPDKRSKKDDRDRSRRERSRSRDRRRTRSRSRSRDRKRARRSRSRERRRSRSRERKRSGSRSRARRSRSASPSKSRKTEEKAKSKEKENLDVVTEKKKIKEEKEEEKVEDQDFDQNKLEEEMRKRKERVEKWREEQRKKAIENIGEIKKELEEMKQGKKWSLEDDDDDDEDTPVPAEGDDEDDEDAEGKGEAKETEPKEEKMDEGEKDAEAAAAAEMQDDEDDVDPLDAYMEEVKQEVKKFNMGGVKGSDKKGAMITKVVTVVKTKKGPQTHKKKGELMENDQDAMEYSSEEEEVDLQTALTGFQTKQRKILEPVDHGKIQYEPYRKNFYVEVPDLARMSNEDVIAYRLELEGITVKGKGCPKPIKTWVQCGVSMKILNALKKQGYEKPTPIQAQAIPAVMSGRDLIGIAKTGSGKTVAFLLPMFRHIVDQRPLEESEGPIAVIMTPTRELALQITKECKKFTKSLGLRVVCVYGGTGISEQIAELKRGAEIIVCTPGRMIDMLGANSGRVTNLRRATYVVLDEADRMFDMGFEPQVMRIVDNVRPDRQTVMFSATFPRAMEALARRILSRPLEILVGGRSVVCSDVEQHVLVIEEDQKFLKLLEILGHYQEKGSVIIFVDKQEHADALLKDLMKASYPCMSLHGGIDQYDRDSVINDFKNGACRLMVATSVAARGLDVKQLILVVNYNCPNHYEDYVHRAGRTGRAGNKGFAYTFITGDQVRYAGDIIKALELSGSPVPADLEQLWASFKDQQKAEGKSIRSSSGFSGKGFKFDETEHALANERKKLQKAALGLQDSDDEDGALDIEEQIESMFNSKKRVKDLMAPGASGGSSGGSSGSLSGLSGLGPTSAGNIQKLEMAKRLALKINAQKNLGAEAQDVMQQATNAILRGGTIMTPSVSAKTIAEQLAEKINAKLNYTPVEKLEEERQAAEQSETVKRYEEELEINDFPQTARWKVTSKEALQRIGEYSEAAITIRGTYFPPGKEPKEGERKIYLAIESANELAVTKAKTEITRLIKEELIRLQNSYQPTSKGRYKVL, from the exons ATGGGTCGCGAGTCGCGGTACGCCCGCAA ACATTACAGGAAACGTTCGACGTCTCCCCGGCGCTCCGGTAGCCGCTCGAGGAGTCGCTCTCCGGACAAGCGTTCCAAGAAGGACGACCGGGACCGAAGCCGGAGAGAGAGGTCGCGGAGCCGAGACAGACGCAGGACCCGCTCTCGCTCCCGTTCCCGAGACAGAAAGCGAGCCAG ACGGTCCAGGAGCAGGGAAAGGAGGAGATCCAGAAGCAGAGAACGCAAGAGGTCAGGCAGCAGGAGCCGAGCCAGGAGGTCGCGCTCTGCCAGCCCCAGCAAGAGCAGGAAAACCGAAGAAAA GGCAAAGagcaaagagaaagaaaatctTGATGTTGTGACggaaaagaagaaaattaaggaggaaaaggaagaggagaaagttGAGGAT CAGGACTTTGACCAGAacaagctggaggaggagatgaGGAAGCGGAAGGAGCGAGTGGAGAAGTGGCGCGAGGAGCAGCGCAAGAAGGCCATCGAGAACATCGGCGAGATCAAGAAAGAGCTGGAGGAGATGAAGCAGGGCAAGAAGTGGAGTCTCGAAGACGACGACG ATGACGACGAGGACACCCCCGTCCCCGCAGAGGGGGATGACGAAGACGACGAGGATGCTGAAGGCAAAGGGGAAGCCAAGGAGACCGAGCCCAAGGAGGAAAAGATGGATGAAGGCGAGAAGGATGCggaggctgccgccgccgccgagatGCAGGACGACGAGGACGACGTGGACCCGTTGGACGCCTACATGGAGGAGGTCAAGCAGGAGGTGAAGAAGTTCAATATGGGAGGCGTCAAAGGAAGCGACAAG AAGGGAGCGATGATAACCAAAGTGGTGACGGTGGTCAAAACCAAAAAAGGGCCTCAGACTCACAAGAAAAAGGGCGAGCTGATGGAGAACGACCAGGACGCCATGGAG TACTCgtcggaggaggaggaagtggacTTGCAGACGGCGCTGACGGGCTTTCAGACCAAGCAGCGGAAGATCCTGGAACCCGTTGACCACGGCAAGATCCAATACGAGCCCTACCGCAAGAACTTCTACGTGGAGGTGCCCGATCTGGCCCGGATGTCCAACGAGG ACGTGATCGCATACCGGCTGGAACTGGAGGGAATTACGGTAAAGGGGAAAGGCTGCCCCAAGCCCATTAAGACCTGGGTGCAGTGCGGCGTGTCCATGAAGATCCTCAATGCCCTCAAGAA GCAAGGCTACGAGAAGCCCACCCCCATCCAGGCCCAGGCCATCCCCGCCGTCATGTCGGGCCGAGATCTCATTGGCATCGCCAAGACGGGCAGCGGCAAAACCGTCGCCTTCCTCCTGCCCATGTTCAGACACATCGTGGACCAGAGGCCACTGGAGGAGTCCGAGGGGCCCATCG CCGTGATCATGACGCCCACCAGAGAACTGGCCCTGCAGATCACCAAGGAGTGCAAGAAGTTCACCAAGTCGCTGGGGCTCAGGGTGGTGTGCGTCTACGGAGGCACCGGTATCAGCGAGCAG ATTGCCGAACTGAAGCGAGGAGCCGAGATCATCGTGTGCACGCCGGGCAGAATGATTGACATGTTGGGCGCCAACAGCG GTCGCGTCACCAACCTGCGCAGAGCGACGTACGTGGTGCTGGACGAGGCGGACAGGATGTTCGACATGGGTTTCGAGCCGCAG GTCATGCGAATCGTGGACAACGTTCGCCCGGACCGGCAGACGGTGATGTTTTCCGCCACTTTCCCTCGAGCCATGGAGGCCCTGGCTCGCAGGATCCTATCCAGGCCGCTGGAGATCCTGGTGGGCGGACGCAGCGTGGTCTGCTCGGACGTGGAGCAGCACGTG CTGGTAATTGAGGAGGACCAGAAGTTCCTGAAGCTGCTGGAGATCCTCGGCCACTATCAGGAGAAGGGCTCGGTCATCATCTTTGTGGACAAGCAGGAGCACGCCGACGCTCTCCTCaaagacctgatgaaggcttcgTACCCTTGCATGTCCCTGCACGGAG GCATCGACCAGTACGATCGCGACAGCGTCATCAACGATTTCAAGAACGGCGCCTGCCGCCTGATGGTGGCCACCTCGGTGGCGGCGCGGGGCCTGGACGTCAAGCAACTCATCCTGGTGGTCAACTACAACTGCCCCAACCACTACGAGGACTACGTGCACAGGGCCGGACGCACGGGCCGAGCAGGCAACAAG GGATTCGCCTACACCTTCATCACGGGGGATCAGGTCCGATACGCCGGCGACATCATCAAAGCCTTGGAGCTGTCCGGCTCCCCCGTCCCGGCTGATTTGGAGCAGCTTTGGGCTTCCTTCAAAGACCAGCAGAAAGCG GAGGGCAAGAGCATCAGGAGCAGCAGCGGCTTCTCGGGCAAAGGCTTCAAGTTTGACGAGACGGAGCACGCGCTGGCCAATGAGAGGAAGAAGCTGCAGAAGGCGGCGCTGGGACTGCAAGATTCCGACGACGAGGATGGAGCTCTGGAT ATTGAGGAGCAAATCGAGAGCATGTTCAACTCCAAGAAGCGCGTCAAGGACCTGATGGCACCCGGAGCGTCAGGCGGCTCATCGGGCGGCTCGTCGGGCTCGTTGAGCGGGCTATCAGGGCTGGGACCAACGTCTGCTGGAAACATCCAGAAGCTGGAGATGGCCAAGCGACTGGCGCTCAAGATCAACGCCCAGAAGAACCTGGGAGCCGAAGCTCAG GATGTAATGCAGCAGGCCACCAACGCCATCCTGCGCGGCGGCACCATCATGACGCCGTCGGTGTCAGCCAAGACCATCGCCGAGCAGCTGGCCGAGAAGATCAACGCCAAGCTCAACTACACGCCGGTGgagaagctggaggaggagcggcAGGCTGCCGAGCAGTCGGAGACGGTCAAGCGctacgaggaggagctggagatcaACGACTTCCCGCAG ACGGCCAGGTGGAAGGTGACGTCCAAGGAAGCCCTGCAGAGGATCGGCGAGTACTCGGAGGCCGCCATCACCATCAGAGGAACCTACTTCCCACCGGGCAAGGAGCCCAAGGAGGGAGAGCGCAAGATCTACCTGGCCATTGAAA GTGCAAACGAGTTGGCTGTGACAAAAGCCAAAACAGAGATCACGCGTCTTATCAAGGAAGAACTCATCAGATTA CAAAACTCCTACCAGCCAACTAGTAAAGGACGATACAAAGTGTTGTAA